From Malaciobacter mytili LMG 24559:
TTTAAAGGAGAAACTGCTTTATTTTTATCATTTTTTATAGATAAAGGAATAGTAAAAGCTAAGATTATACCAGCAAGTGTGGCATGCACTCCTGATTTTAAAACAGATACCCAAAGAATAATACCTACTAAAATATATGCTGTTGGTCTTATAATATTTAATCTATTCATAATGATTAATACCACTAAACAACTAAAAGCTGCTAAAAATGAAAGCATTGATAAATCATCAGTATAAAAAATCGCAATAATTAAAATAGCTCCCAAATCATCAAAAATAGCTAAAGCCATTAAAAATATTTTTAAGGAAACAGGTATTCTTTTACCCAATAAAGATAAAATTCCCAAAGCAAAAGCAATATCAGTTGCAGTGGGAATTGCCCAACCTCTCATGGCAAATTCATTATCATAATTAAAAACTATAAAGATTAAAGCAGGGACAATCATCCCTCCAACTGCTGCAATTGCGGGAAGTGCTATTTTAGATACAGAAGAAAGATGCCCAGCTAATAACTCTCTTTTTATTTCTAACCCAATAAGAAGAAAAAAAACAGTCATAAGTCCATCATTTATCCATAAAATAAGAGGTTTTTCTATAAGTAGTATTTCGCCAAATTGAAATTTTATTGTAGTTTTTAGTAAAGCATCATAAAAATCTGAAAAAAAAGAGTTTCTAAAAAGAAGTGCAATAATAGTAACAAAAATTAAAATTATTCCCGCAGTAGATTCTTTTTTTATATATTCTCTAACTAAAATTTTCATATTCTGCCCTACTTATATAAAAAATCTCAATATCTTTTTTATATATTAGGGCAAAACTAATTATTTTTTTCTTAATTGATAAGTTATATCTCCAGCACCAACGCCTAATACAATCCCATCACTATATTTATAAACAACTTTTTCATCTTTTATTAGATGTATTTCTTTATCTACTGCTTCAACTTTATCTACAAAAATAGGATTATAAGAAGCAAACTCTTTTTCAAAGTCTATTTCCACTATTTCTTCACCAGCACTATATACAGGTAAGATTACTAAAGCATCACAGCCATTAAAACATTTTTTAAACTCTTCAAGATTGCTTACTGTTCTACTATATTTATGTGGTTGCCAAACAACAACTATTTTTTCCATATTTTTTAAATTTGAGTATAAAGAGACAGATTTCATAGTAGCTGCAACTTCTGTTGGATGGTGTGCATAATCATCTATTACAACAAATTGTTCGCTTTTATGTACAATATCAAATCTTTTTTTAATACCTTTATAGTTTTTAATATTCTCTTTTATTTCAACTAAAGGTAGTTCATTTAATGCAGCAAGAATTGCTAAAGAAGCATCTATTGCAATATGATAACCAAATCCCCAAACTTCAAACTCACCTAAATCTTTTAAATGAAATTTAGTATAAGGTTCACCATTTTTTAAAGTATATGAAACTTCCGTAATATCAACACTTGGATGAAGTTTTATAGCATCTATATCTAAAGTTGATAAAAACTCATCTTCAGCATTTATTACTCTTATTTTTGCAATTTTTAAAAATGATTCATAAGCATGATAAAATCTTTTTAAATCATAATTATAATACTCCATATGTTCTGGTTCAGCATTTGTAACTATTGCACAGTAAGGATTAGAAAGTAAAAAACTTCCATCACTCTCATCTGCTTCAAAAGCAACAAGATCATCCACATATCGAAAGTTAGAATCAAACTCTTTTGAAATTGCACCTATTAAAGTCGAACTTTTTAAAATAGAAGCCAAAATAGCAGTTGTTGTACTTTTTCCATGAGCTCCTGCTACACAATAGTTTTTCTTATCACCTAAAACAATAGGCAAAGCCTCTTTTCTTGGAATTGTTTTAATCCCATTTTTTAAAGCTTTTATAACTTCAACATTATTTTGTTTTACAGCTGCTGAGTAGATAACTATATCTTGATTATCAATAATTGAAGCATTATGAGGAGTAATTACTTTTATTCCCTCTTGTTCAAGTTGTTGTGTAATAGGAGAGCTTTTCATATCAGAACCACTTACAAAGTGCCCATCATGTTTTAAAAATCTACCAAGTGCAGAAAGACCTATTCCACCAATTCCAATAAAGTGTATATTCATATAATTAATCCAATAAATATTTTAAATTTTCATATTCTTTTTCTAAAATTGAAGCATTTTCTTTTAAAAAAAGTTTTGGAGCAAAGTTAAAATTAACAATAAAATAACCATGTGTTTCATCTTCTAATACATTGTTTATATCAACTTTTTTCTCATAAAAAGTATCTAAATCCATACCTTTTGCAAGTGCAATTACATGGATTTTTAAGGCATCTTCCAATCTTTCATCATCTAAGATATTATATAAAACAAAGAAAAGTTGTTTAGCACCTTTTATATCACCATAACTCCATTTTTCTATGGCATGCTCATAAAAAGATCTTACATAGAAAAGTTGTTCTTCTTTTAAAGCTAATTTTTTCCCACTATTTACTATCTCTTCTACTTTTGAAAAAGAGATTTTTAAAATAGCTTCATAAACTTCATTTACCTTATCTTCATCTAAATCTAAGATTAAAAAAGAGTCTAAAACTTCATATAATGCAGAAATATTTTCTGTTTTAAGTGCATCTACTCTTGTTTGTTCTAAGTAGTTTAAAAAATCAGGATTTGTTCTTGCTTGATTTAACTCTGATTTATCCATCAATAAAATCCTTCAATCTTTTTAATACTTCTTTAGTTTTTTGTGCATTTTCAACAAGGGCAATTCTTACATATCCTTTTCCAGCACCATTTCTTCCCAAGAAACTTCCTGGAAGAACTTTTATATTTTTTTGTTTATAAAGCTCTTTTGTAAACTCTAATTCATCTTCTACTTTAAGCCAAATATAAAAAGTAGCTTGTGGAGTTTGTATTCCTAAAATCTCTTTTGCTATTTCAAAGTTTTCTTTATAGATTTTTCTAAACTCTTGTACATGAACTTCATCATTCCAAGCAACTGCAGCTGCATTTTGTAAAGGAACAGGACTTGCACATCCCACATAAGTTCTATATTTCATATACTCTTCTAAAATATGTTTATCTCCCGCTATAAATCCACTTCTAAGTCCAGGGGCACTACTTCTTTTAGAAATAGAGTTCATTACAAGCACATTTTTAAACTCACTATTTCCAGCTTTAATACTAGCTTCTAAAAGTGATACAGGTTTATCATTTTCATCAAAGAAAATCTCACTATAACACTCATCATTTACTAAAATAAAATCAAATTCTAAGGCTTTTTTAACCCATAAAGCTAACTCATCAATATGCATTTTTGCAGATGTTGGGTTATTTGGATAGTTTAAAATAACTAAATCACATCTTTTTAGTTCATCATCACTAAGTATTGCTTTAAAATTATTTTCACTATTTAAATCTAAATGTATTACCTCAGCTCTACTTGCAATTGCTGCACCTTCATAAATTTGATAAAAAGGGTTTGTAAAAGCCATAACAGGATTTTGTTTATCAAAAAGTGCAAATTGAGGAAAGTTAAATAAAACTTCTCTTGTTCCAAAAGTAGGAATTATTTCATCTTTTGAAAGCTTTACATTAAATCTTTTTGATACAAAATTTATCATAGCTTCTTTTAGTTCAGGAATACCCGCACTTGCAGGATATTTTCTAAGTAAATCTGAACTATCTTTTAAAGCATTTTGAATAAATAAAGGAGTAGCAAACTGTGGCTCTCCTATAGTTAAAGCTGAAGGCTCAAAATCTTTATTTGGCTCTATATTTTCTAATAGTGCACTTAACTTTTCAAACGGATAAGTTTCAAAATTCATCTATTTCCTTTAATCTTCAATAATTGGAATTAATAATTGGTTATATTTTGACATATCAAAAGATATTAAATCTGAGTTTGTATATAAGAAATTCCAAGAGAATCTCTTTTGAAACATACTCTTTTTTAAAGGTAAAATCTGTAAGATATTTTCCTCTTGTCTAAGTTGTCTAATTGGATTTTTTTCACAAGATACAACTTCGATTTTTTGACTAAATATTTTAGATAGATTTTCAAAATGATCTAATAGTTTTGATTTATCTTCTACTCCTACGGGGTCCATATCAAAAATCTTTGTTTTTGTCTTTAATTGACTTGATACATCAAATACAATAGGAGAAATTTGCTCATATGATTTTGTATCATTTAATACAATTAAAGTATTTTTTGTAGAACCTATTGGTTCTTTTCCTAGTTTAAATAAAGGAACTTTTGAATTTATTAATTCAGAAGCTATTTCTTTATTTTTAAACATCTCATTTGTAAGCATCATTAGACCAATATCTAACTTTTTAAAATCCATTCTTCTAATTTTTGAAAATCCTAAGTTATGATAATCAATTATTATCTCAACAGTTTCATCTTTTTTAAATTCTGATTTAATAAAATCCATAATTCCTACTGTGGTAGGTCTTGTAATTCTAATTATCAATTTTTTATTTTTTAGATGCTTATGTAGATATTTTGCTTCATAAACTGCTTTTTCCACTCTATTTTTTGCCATAAGATAAAGGTCTAAATATAAATATAAATTGTGTCCAAAAGGCATAGGAAATTGCCCTCTTGTTTTACCTATGGCACTATATACTTGCATTAATACTTTTGGTTCACCAATTACTAAAATCGTATCATTTGGTTTTAAAATTAGTGAGGGTTTTAAATCTTCTAATTTTTCATTTCTATATAAAGCAAAGATTCTCCAATTTTTTTGCTCTATTGAACCAATATATCTATATGCATAAGAGCTTCCAAATGGAATTCTAATTTCCATAATTTCCCCATGTTTTAGACCAATATTTTGAGCAACAACAGGGATATTTGGTAATCTCTCAACCATTCCATTAGCTAAAACTTCAATTCCTTTATATACATTTATATAAGGATCATCAATTTCCAGATTCCAATAATCCAAAATATTCATTTGAAGATTATGTTTGTGTGATTTTATATTTTCAATAACACTTAACATTTCATCTTTTGAGTTAAGTACAATCAATACTTCATAATGAATATCTTTATCTAAAACCATTGCTAGTTTAGATTTTGATGTTGGATCAAACTTATAAAAAGTAAAATTCGATAATTTTTGTTGTGGCACTATTGCATCATTTACATAAACAATATCATAATAGTTTTCACCTGTATTTGATTCAACTATTCTTTGCATTAGGTTTTTAGCAACAATTCCATCTAATATAACTAGTATCTTTTTCATAGTAGATATTATATCTTTTTATCTCTAATCATTTTCTTTTACCAAAAATTTGATACAATCCGTTTAGATTTTATAAGGATATTTATTAGATGCAATTTACTATAGACGCAACACAAAACAAAGCAAGAGCATGTACAATAAAAACTGCTCATAGCACAATCTTAACACCAGTATTTATGCCAGTGGGAACTCAAGCAACTGTAAAAGCATTAGATGCAAATGATATGTTAAGTTTAGGTGCTAAGATTATATTAGGTAACACTTATCACTTATATTTAAGACCTGGAAGTAAACTAATAAAAAAATTTGGTGGACTTCATGGCTTTTCAAAATTTCCAAATTCATTTTTAACTGATAGTGGCGGATTTCAAGCCTTTTCACTTAGTGATAATTCAAAACCTGATGAAAATGGAATTATGTTTAGATCTCATATAGATGGAAGCAAGCACTACTTTACTCCTCAAAGTGTTTTAGATACACAGTATGACTTAGGTAGTGATATTATGATGATATTAGATGATTTAGTAGCACTTCCAAATACAAAAGAAAGAATTAAGAAATCTATAGAACGAACTACTAAATGGGCAAAAGAGGCAATTACTTACCATAAAGAGCAACAAGCAAAAGGAATTGGAGTAAATCAAAATATTTTTGCTATTATTCAAGGTGGAACAGATAAAGAGTTTAGACAAATGAGTGCCCAACAACTTTGTGCTTTAACTGATTTTGATGGATATGCAATTGGTGGATTAAGTGTAGGAGAGCCAAATCAAGATATGTATGATACTGTTGAGTGGACTACACAGTTTATGCCAGAAGATAAACCAAGATACCTTATGGGAGTTGGAACACCTGAAGACTTAATAGAAAATATTCACAGAGGAGTGGATATGTTTGATTGTGTTATGCCTACAAGAAATGCTAGAAATGGTACATTATTTACAAGCTTTGGAAGAGTAAATATAAAAAAAGCTTCATATAAAGAAGATGCAACACCTATTGATGAAACTTGTGAGTGTTATACTTGTAAAAATTTTAATAAAGCCTACTTAAATCACTTATTTAGAGCAGGTGAAATTACTTATTTTAGATTAGCTTCAATGCACAATATTCATTATTATTTAGACCTAATGAGACAGGCAAGACAAGCTATTTTAGAAAAAAGATGGGAAGAGTTTAGAAAAGAATTCTATGAAAAAAGAGGGGTTACTATAAGCTAGTTATAGTAACCTTATTTCTTCCTCTTTCTTTTGAAATATATAAGTTTTCATCAGCTATTTTAAAAACTTCTTCTTTAGTTAAAGTTTTATCTTTAGTAACAATAGCACCAATTGAGACTGTTAAATATTTATGTGGATTTAAAAAGTGCTCAATTTGCTCTTTTAAAATTGCTTGTTGAATAGATTCTGCTAATTTTAAAACTTCATCTCTTGTTTGAAAACAGCTTATATAAACAAACTCTTCTCCTCCATACCTAAAAGCAAAATCATTTGCTCTTCTTGCATATCTATTTAAGACTTTTCCTACACTAACTAAAGCTTCATCACCTTTTGCATGACCATATGTATCATTGTATTTTTTAAAATAATCCACATCAATTAATAAAAAGTTAAATTCATAGTTTTGTCTTTTTGCTCTATTAAATTCTTGAAGAAAAATTTCATCAAAACCTCTTCTATTTCTTAAAGAAGTAAGAGCATCTGTTGTTGAAAGCTCCTCCAATAAAATAAGATTGTTTTGAAGTTTTTCATTTATTAATTCTAAATCTTTAGTTCTTTCTTTTACTAATTCTTCTAGCTTTTCATTTATTTCATTAAGATTTTTATCTTTTTCTTCTAACTTTTTTATCAAAAAATCATAATTTTGTTTAATAGAATTAAATTGATTTAAAGTCTGTTCCATAAGCTTGATTTTTCTTTTTAGCTTTTTA
This genomic window contains:
- a CDS encoding COG3400 family protein, with protein sequence MKKILVILDGIVAKNLMQRIVESNTGENYYDIVYVNDAIVPQQKLSNFTFYKFDPTSKSKLAMVLDKDIHYEVLIVLNSKDEMLSVIENIKSHKHNLQMNILDYWNLEIDDPYINVYKGIEVLANGMVERLPNIPVVAQNIGLKHGEIMEIRIPFGSSYAYRYIGSIEQKNWRIFALYRNEKLEDLKPSLILKPNDTILVIGEPKVLMQVYSAIGKTRGQFPMPFGHNLYLYLDLYLMAKNRVEKAVYEAKYLHKHLKNKKLIIRITRPTTVGIMDFIKSEFKKDETVEIIIDYHNLGFSKIRRMDFKKLDIGLMMLTNEMFKNKEIASELINSKVPLFKLGKEPIGSTKNTLIVLNDTKSYEQISPIVFDVSSQLKTKTKIFDMDPVGVEDKSKLLDHFENLSKIFSQKIEVVSCEKNPIRQLRQEENILQILPLKKSMFQKRFSWNFLYTNSDLISFDMSKYNQLLIPIIED
- a CDS encoding GGDEF domain-containing protein; translation: MVANDVIDFEVENKKLKRKIKLMEQTLNQFNSIKQNYDFLIKKLEEKDKNLNEINEKLEELVKERTKDLELINEKLQNNLILLEELSTTDALTSLRNRRGFDEIFLQEFNRAKRQNYEFNFLLIDVDYFKKYNDTYGHAKGDEALVSVGKVLNRYARRANDFAFRYGGEEFVYISCFQTRDEVLKLAESIQQAILKEQIEHFLNPHKYLTVSIGAIVTKDKTLTKEEVFKIADENLYISKERGRNKVTITSL
- a CDS encoding succinyldiaminopimelate transaminase, which encodes MNFETYPFEKLSALLENIEPNKDFEPSALTIGEPQFATPLFIQNALKDSSDLLRKYPASAGIPELKEAMINFVSKRFNVKLSKDEIIPTFGTREVLFNFPQFALFDKQNPVMAFTNPFYQIYEGAAIASRAEVIHLDLNSENNFKAILSDDELKRCDLVILNYPNNPTSAKMHIDELALWVKKALEFDFILVNDECYSEIFFDENDKPVSLLEASIKAGNSEFKNVLVMNSISKRSSAPGLRSGFIAGDKHILEEYMKYRTYVGCASPVPLQNAAAVAWNDEVHVQEFRKIYKENFEIAKEILGIQTPQATFYIWLKVEDELEFTKELYKQKNIKVLPGSFLGRNGAGKGYVRIALVENAQKTKEVLKRLKDFIDG
- the tgt gene encoding tRNA guanosine(34) transglycosylase Tgt; this translates as MQFTIDATQNKARACTIKTAHSTILTPVFMPVGTQATVKALDANDMLSLGAKIILGNTYHLYLRPGSKLIKKFGGLHGFSKFPNSFLTDSGGFQAFSLSDNSKPDENGIMFRSHIDGSKHYFTPQSVLDTQYDLGSDIMMILDDLVALPNTKERIKKSIERTTKWAKEAITYHKEQQAKGIGVNQNIFAIIQGGTDKEFRQMSAQQLCALTDFDGYAIGGLSVGEPNQDMYDTVEWTTQFMPEDKPRYLMGVGTPEDLIENIHRGVDMFDCVMPTRNARNGTLFTSFGRVNIKKASYKEDATPIDETCECYTCKNFNKAYLNHLFRAGEITYFRLASMHNIHYYLDLMRQARQAILEKRWEEFRKEFYEKRGVTIS
- the nhaA gene encoding Na+/H+ antiporter NhaA; its protein translation is MKILVREYIKKESTAGIILIFVTIIALLFRNSFFSDFYDALLKTTIKFQFGEILLIEKPLILWINDGLMTVFFLLIGLEIKRELLAGHLSSVSKIALPAIAAVGGMIVPALIFIVFNYDNEFAMRGWAIPTATDIAFALGILSLLGKRIPVSLKIFLMALAIFDDLGAILIIAIFYTDDLSMLSFLAAFSCLVVLIIMNRLNIIRPTAYILVGIILWVSVLKSGVHATLAGIILAFTIPLSIKNDKNKAVSPLKNLEHNLHFWVAFTILPIFAFVNAGVNLKGLSFEQVFTPVSLGIILGLFLGKQLGVMLFVFLAVKLNLAALPRCSTWLQMYGVSVLTGIGFTMSLFIDSLAYQDSNIYAYTDKLAILIGSILSGVLGYFILKYAKSKKFCFI
- the murC gene encoding UDP-N-acetylmuramate--L-alanine ligase; the encoded protein is MNIHFIGIGGIGLSALGRFLKHDGHFVSGSDMKSSPITQQLEQEGIKVITPHNASIIDNQDIVIYSAAVKQNNVEVIKALKNGIKTIPRKEALPIVLGDKKNYCVAGAHGKSTTTAILASILKSSTLIGAISKEFDSNFRYVDDLVAFEADESDGSFLLSNPYCAIVTNAEPEHMEYYNYDLKRFYHAYESFLKIAKIRVINAEDEFLSTLDIDAIKLHPSVDITEVSYTLKNGEPYTKFHLKDLGEFEVWGFGYHIAIDASLAILAALNELPLVEIKENIKNYKGIKKRFDIVHKSEQFVVIDDYAHHPTEVAATMKSVSLYSNLKNMEKIVVVWQPHKYSRTVSNLEEFKKCFNGCDALVILPVYSAGEEIVEIDFEKEFASYNPIFVDKVEAVDKEIHLIKDEKVVYKYSDGIVLGVGAGDITYQLRKK